TCGACCAGCGCCAGGGCTTCGAGGCCGTTGCGAGCCTCGATGACGTGGAAGCCGCCGCGTTGCAGGGCGGCGGCCAGCCCGGCGCGGATGGCGTCTTCGTCGTCGGCGAGGAGGATGGTGGGAGTGTCCGGCATTGGGGGGGGTTTGATTTCGGATTTGCGATTAGCGATCTGCAATTGCGTTGTGAGTATAGGGTGGAGGGTGGGGGCTGTCAATCGGGCGAAATTTTAATAAACCCACCCTTGACGCTGAGTCGAGACATGATAAACTTTGCGGCCAATACATAGGGCCTATCTGTAACGCGGGCGACCGTTTTACAGGTGGGTTCTAACTCTTAAAGGCCAGGAGGTTTTTATCGAAACAAAATGGACGGTCACTTTCACTCCTACCTCTCCCCCAAGTTGGAAGTGAGACCGCTCCCCCAGAAAGGCAGTTACGGCGTGTTTGCCCTTGAACACGTGCCGGCTGGTGATCTCATCAGCGCCTGGAGCGGCAGAATTGTGAACTACGAGCAGTTGCTCGAACTCCCCCCGGAGCTACAAACCCACAGCATCCAAGTCGAAGAAGGCCTGTACTTCTCGTCGCTTGGGCCGGACGAGCCGGCGGATTACATCAACCACAGTTGTGATCCGAACGCCGGCATCGTCGGGCATCTCACGCTGTTTGCCATGCGCGACATTTTGCCCGGCGAAGAAGTGTGCTTCGATTATGCGATGTGCGACGGCACGCCTTACGACGAGTTTGAATGTCAGTGTGGCTCGCCCATGTGTCGCGGCTGGGTCACCGGCAACGATTGGCGGCGGTCCGAACTGTGGGAACGCTACGACGGTTACTTCATGCCCTACTTGCAAAGGCGGATTGACCGATTGAAAATGGAACCGGTGGCCGACGAGGCCGCCCCGGTGGAGGCTCGGGTGGCAGTGCGATAGACGCTCAAGGTTTACGCTCCTGCGCAATCACCCAGACGACAGCCAGAATGGCGGCAATCATCAGGCCGCACCCAAACACGCCCAACACGGCAAGCACGATCAAGCTAATTCCCATTTCGACTTTCTCAACAAGCGGAAGGTGAAGCAAGCCTCACCTTCCGCTTTGTGTTCAGTGACTCCTCAACCCATACAACACCAGCATAAACAATTCCTGCGGGTTGCCGGCGCTGCCGAACGCGCCCCGAGTGCGAGCCTCGGCTCTGTGATCAGCCCGGCTCGACCCGGCGTAGATGATGAGCGGCGTGTCATCGCCCAGGGCTTTCTTCTCAGCCAGCAAGGTGTACCCGGCCAGATCATCCGGCGGTCGGTTCATGTCGGAGATGATGAGATCGAATTTGCTGGCCTTGATCTTTTCCAGCGCGTCTTCGGTGGAAGCGCTGTCGGTGAAACGGACGCCGAAGACTTCCATGGCTTTGCGCTCAAAGATGTCTTTGGCCGGGCTGTTGTCCACCCACAAAATGGACGCGCCCAACAGCCGCCCCTCGGTTTTGGGCTTGGTGGCCTGGTTGACCACTTTGGCGATCTCGCGCGCTTTGTCTTCATCGGCCAGCGGCGTTTCGCCTTCGATGTGGCCCTGTTTGGCCGCCGTGGCCGCCCCCAGCAGGGCGGCGGCCTCCACCTGTTGCCGTTTGGCCGAGGCCTCGATTCCGGTCGGGCCGGCTTTGAACCGAAACTCGGCCATGTCGGCGAGGAACTTTTTGAGTGGCACGCCGAAGTACAACAGGAAGAAGACCACGATGGCCGGCCAGGCCACAGCCTCGACCAGAGTGATGAAGGCTTCCAGGAGCCTTGAAACTTTGTCAACAGTATCCATGAATTGCTTCTCCTCTTACCACGCGCTCAATCTATCCAACTCGGCCACTTCTTCGGCGGCCAGTTTCAGCCCTGCCGCGCCCAAGCTATCGTTGAGTTGCTCGACGGTGTTCGCGCCGATGATTGGCGCGGCCATATTCTCTTTCGCCAGCGCCCAGCCCAGCGCAATTTGCCCGGGCGTCCTGCCGCGCGCTCTGCCAATGGCTTCCAGCTTATCGAGCAGATCAAAATTCTTGTCGTTAAGCAGTTTCTCCACGCTGCCACGCCGCTTGCTTTCGGGCAAGGGCTGGCCGCGCCGGTACTTGCCGGTGAGGAAGCCGCGCCCCAGTGGGCTGTAGGGAATGATGGCAAGGCCGAACTGCTTCACGGCCTCGTAAACGTTCGTCTCGAACTCGCGGCGCTCGACGAGCGAGTAATGCGGCTGAATGACGAGATACTCGGCCAGTCCGGCGGCGCGCGAGGCGTTAATGGCCTCGGTCAACTGCTTGCCGGAGTAGTTGGAGCAACCCAGGAACCGCACTTTGCCCTGCTTCACCAGATCGTCCAGGGCGCGCATGGTTTCTTCAATGGGCGTGTTGTCGTCGGGCCAGTGAGTCTGGTAGAGATCAATAACGTCGGTTTGCAGGCGGCGCAGGGAGTCCTCGGCGGCCCGGAGGATGTGCTGGCGGCTCAACCCTTCACCGTCCGGCCCGTCCCACATCCGCCCGCGCACTTTGGTCGCCAGCACGATCTTGTCGCGGCGCTTTCTTTGCTTCATCCACTCGCCGATGACGGTTTCGGCCTCGCCGCCTTTCAACCCCGGCGCCCAGTTGGAATAGACATCGGCGGTGTCAATGAAGTTGCCGCCGGCTTCCACGAAAGCGTCCATCACTTCATAAGAAGCGGCTTCGTCCGTCGTCCACTTGAATTGCATTGTCCCCAGACAAATTTCTGAAACGTTCAGGTCGGTGCGGCCCAGCGCGCGATATTCCATCGGGCTTCTCCCTCTGTGTTTTGGTTGCGGATGCTGAATTTTATCCGATTCGCCAATTGTCTGCTGTAGCTTGTTATAATCGCCTTATCTCCCGGAAAGGATACCGACCCATGACCGACTTTACTGCGATTGATCGCTACATTACCGACCACCTCGACGACTCGCTGGCCGAGCTTTCGTGCCTCTGCGTCCAGCCCAGCATCTCGGCCCAAATGCTGGGCGTTCACGAGTGCGCGGCGCTGGTGGGCGAGATGCTTCGCGCACGCGGCTTCAAGGTGGAGATCATGCCCACTGATGGAAGTCCGGTTGTTTATGCCGAAGCTGAAGGGGACAGCGACAAGACCTTGCTCTTCTACAATCACTACGACGTTCAGCCGCCAGAGCCGCTGGAACTGTGGGAGACGCCGCCGTTTGAACCGGCCATTCGCGACGGCAAGATGTTTGCGCGCGGGGTGAGCGACGACAAGGGCCACATCCAATGCCGCCTCTCGGCGCTTGATGCCGTGAAGGCGGTGCGCGGCTCGTATCCGTGCCGGATCAAATTTGTGATCGAAGGCGAAGAAGAGACGAGCAGTGTCCACCTGCACGATTTTGTGGTGAACAACGCCGCTAAACTCAAGGCCGATGCCTGCGTGTGGGAGTTTGGCGGGGTAAATCACGAAGGCACGCCCCAGCAACATCTGGGCCTGCGCGGCATTTGCTACGTGGAGTTGAGCGTGAAGACCGGTTCACAGGACGCGCACTCCGGCCTCGGTGGCTCCATCTTCGCCAACGCCGCCTGGCGTCTGGTGTGGGCACTCGGCACGCTCAAAGGCCAGGACGAGCGCATTCGCATTCCCGGCCATTACGACAACGTGAAACCGCCCAGCGCCCGCGACCTGGAACTGATCGCCAAACTGCCCGACGACTCGGCTGACTTGATCAGCCGTTACGGCCTCAAGGGATTCTTGAAAGGGATGACGGGTGGGCCGAACTTGCGGCGCGAGGAAGCCTTCGTGCCTACCTGCACCATCTGCGGCCTCACCGCCGGTTATCAGGGGCCAGGCTCCAAGACCGTGCTCCCGGCTCAGGCCAGCGCCAAAGTGGATTTCCGGCTGGTGCCGGATCAAACGCCGGAAGAGATTGTTGAGAAGCTACGGAAGCATTTGGATGCCGAAGGTTTCGCCGACGTGGAGATCAACTACCTGGGCGGCGAAGCGCCGGGCCGCACCGACCCCGACGATCCCTTTGTCAAATTGACCCTCGACGCCGCTCGCGATGCTTACGGCAAAGAGCCAATCGTCTTTCCTATGATCGGCGGCTCGGGGCCGAACGCCGTTTTCCTCAGCGCCCTCAAACTGCCCATCGTCACTGCCGGCGTGGGCTACCCCGGCTCGCAGGTTCACGCGCCGAACGAAAATATGGTGATTGAAAATTTTGTGCAAGGGACAAAACACACGGCGAGGATTGTGGAGATGTTCGCGAAAGCATGAAGGAGGAATTACACCTGCACTTGCGCGCAGGTGCAAGTGTGAAGGATGAAAGGGAGCCGGAGGATCTGAGGACGCGGACTAAAAGATTTGCCCTGCGGATTATCAAGATGTACGTTGCTTTGCCAAAAACGACCCTGGCCCAGACGTTGGGCAGGCAGGCGCATTCATCCTTCTTCCTTCATCCTTCATAATTTATTGCCGCAGTTTCCACAGAACTTCGCTTCTTTCACGTTCACAAAGCCGCAGTTGGCGCAAGCGTCGGGTTGAACGTCGCCGAGCGGCGCGCCGCACTGCACGCAGGAGGTGGCTCCCACCGGGTTGGCGGCGTGGCAGTAAGGGCAGGCCGTGGTTCGCAAGCGTTCGGAAATTTCTTTGGAAGCGCCCTTGCTCTGCACGAAGCGCTCAATGGCCGCCCATACTTTATCCGGCAGTTGCATCGAATCCACGTCGGCGGCCACGTCGTCAAGGCGGCCCAGCAAGTTGAACGGGTTTTGCAAAGCCGAGAGCGCGGTTTGCCCCAGCGAGGCGGCCACCCCCAGCCACTCCTGGTCGCCTATCGCCACCAGCACGCCGTCTTCGTGCTTTTGCAGAGTGACGCCCAGCGCCGTGTTGCCGCCTGACGCGCGCCGGGCCGGCGTTGAAATCTGCACCACAATTTTTTCGTCGTCGCCAAAAGCCTCGGCCCGCAGGTCGTTGCGGTTGAACTCGCCCACCAGCGCCGTCGCCAGGTCGTCGGGAGTGATGTCGCCATGAAAGACTCGTTGTGTCATTGTTGCCTCTTTTCGTGGATAATCATAATGCAATTTGCGCCCGCCGCAAAATACGCCAAACCGGTTCTCAGCCACTCATTAGACCGGTTGCGCCGATCATTGGTTTCAACGAATCCGTGATTCCTGAAGATGACTTCATTCCCTGACTCTGAACAAGTAGAAGCCGGCTCGATTCGAGCGATTCTGAACTTTGACGGCCTGCATGTGTTGGAGGTGGGCTGTGGCGATGGCCGGCTCTTGCGCCACTACGCCGACCACGCCGGTTGGGCCGTCGGCGTTGACCCCGACCCGGATGAGGTCGCCCTGGCGCGCGCCGATCTGCCTCGCGCTCACTTTGCCCTGGCGCGGGCCGAGGCGTTGCCCTTTCCCGATTCCAGTTTTGATGTTGCCGTCTTCGCCTGGTCGCTTTGATGAGTGGCGATTGAGAGCATGGTTCATGCTCTGAACGAAAGCTGGCGGGTGGCCCGCGCTCACGTGCTGGATGTCCGCCCGCGCGTCGGTGAGCCGCAGGTGTTGGTGCGAGACAAAAACGGACGGGAAACAATTTGTGGCGGCCTCCCCTGGAACGGCGGCGATCCCGAAGGTCATCCGCCCGCCGAAATCGCGTTGTCGCGCGTTGTCGCCGCAGGCAAATTCACCGTCCTCGCCGAAACTCAATTCGACTGGATAGATTCTTACGGCTCGGCGGATGAGTTGGCCGAGTCGGTGAGCGACGATTGGGTCTCGCGCGAGTTGAGCGAAGAGACGGCGCTGAAGCTGATGCGGGTGATGGAAGAGGCCGGGCCGGGGGCCATGCCCTTTATTCGCCAGCCGATTGGAATCCGGTTGCTGAAGAAGATTGTATAATCGCCATCATGCGTCAATTTTTCAAACTTCTTTTTCTCTTCGTCGGTTTGCTGGGTCTGCTGGCCGCTTCCGGTTTTAAGAGCGCCATTCTTCAGGCCGCGCAACTGCCCACCGAAACGCTCCAGCCCACTGCCACCTTTGGCGGCCCAACCGTGTTTGCCTCCGAGCAGGTCAACGTGCGGCTGGGGCCGGGCACGAACTACGATCAGGTGGGCGTGCTGATCGCCGGGCAGACCGCGCCCGCCGTTGGCCGTTCTGCCGGAAACGAGTGGGTGCAAATTGAATATCCGGGCGCGCCGGGCAACCGGGCCTGGGTGTTTGCGCTGCTGGTTTCAATTCGCGAAGGGACGATTGATATTCTGCCCATTGCCGACTCGCCGCCTACGCCCACTTTGCCGCCCACCCCCACGCTTGAATCAGGGTTGGCCGTCGTGGGCACGCCCTCGCCGACTCGCCTGCCCACCTTCACCCCCGGCCCAGCCATCGTTCAAGAGACCTTCGACCCGCCCGACCTGGGCGGCGGCGGCTTCCCGCCGGCCATCGCCATCATTGCCTTCTTTGTGATCGGCGTGTTTGCCGGCGTCATAGCGGTTTTGCGGCAGAGGGCCTGATTACGCGCCTTTTCATATCACATTGAGATGACCAAATACTTCGTCACCATTGCCGGGAACATTGGCGTCGGCAAATCTACGCTCACTGCCCTCATGGCTCGCAAGCTGGCCTGGTCGCCGTTCTTTGAGGCGGTTGAGGAGAACCCCTACCTGGCCGATTTCTACGACGACATGCAACGCTGGAGTTTTCATTCGCAGGCGTTCTTTCTCTCCCGACGGCTACATCAGCATTACCTGTTGCTTCAAAGCAAAGAGTCGGTGCTCCAGGATCGGAGCGTTTACGAAGACGCCGAAATCTTCGCCCAAAATCTCCATCGCCAGGGGCGGATGACGGGCCGCGACTGGCAGACGTACCACGACCTCTACCGAGTCCTGTCTCTCCTGCTTCAGCCGCCTCATTTAGTCGTCTATCTCAAGGCGTCGGTGCCAACCCTGCTCCGCCGAATCCGCCAGCGCGGGCGCGGCTACGAGCAAGCCATCTCCAACGATTATCTGGCCTCGCTCAACGAGTTGTACGACGAGTGGGTGGCCCGCTTCTCGCTCTGCCCGGTGCTCACGGTTGACACCGACAATCTGGATTACGCCCAAAACGACGAGCACCTGGAACAGATCGTTCAGCGTGTGCAGGACAGGCTGCATGGCAAGGAGCAGTTGCGTTTCGAGGGGAGTTAGAGGGTTTTTCCCGTCGCCTTCACGGCAATGGCGCCAACACTGGCCGTGGTGTTGTTGTAGATCAGAATATCGCCGTAGCCGTCATTGCGGATGCTGTCTACAAAGGCAAAAAGTTCAACACCATCCCAGCCGTAATTCTGGAGTTGGGGATTGCGCGAGTAGCTGGAGTACGAAAAGCGCGTGCCGGGGAACTCGTCGAGGTGCGAGAGGTTGGCCTGGCCGCATTGCGTGTTGAAGAGCCGGATCACCTCAGCCGAGATGTTGTTGAAAGGAATGACGACTTCAACCGCCAGTTGCTGGCTGTTGCGCGACCAGCGCACCGACTTGGTCCGGTTGCGCGAATAGGTGAAGCAGGTAGCCAGTTCAGCCAGTTCGCCGCGCGAGCCGACCGCGGCCAGCCGGTCGGGATCATAGTCGCCGACAAAGAGGATGCCGTCCACGCTCACGGCAAAGCGTTTCGAGTCCGGCGAGACTTCAAACCCTTCGAGTAACTCGGACGAGTTGAAACAGCCCAGGCTCTTCTCTTCCAACGTCATAAAGTCAATGCTTTTGACGCACAGGCCGCTGGTGTAAGTCACCGTTCGCCCGTCGGGGAGCCAGCGCAGGTTGTCCTTCTGTCCGCCGCCGTCGGTGAGTTGAGTCAGGTTCGCCCCATCCAAATTCACAACCCAGATGTCGTCGTTTTTGAAGAAGGCAATCTTGGGCGCATCCAGCAAGGCGGATAGGGTGGCCTGAGCTTGAGCCGCCGCTTCGGCTTCGGCGGTCGCGGTGGCGGCGATGTCGGCGTTGATCTGCGCTTCGGCGGTGGCGGTGGAGTTGAGGCTGGACTGGGTGGAAGCCGCCACGCCAGTGGCGGTTTCCCCGGCGGCAGACTCGGTGGCGGCGGCCTCAGCCGCACCGGTTGCCTGCGCGCCAGCGGTCGCCTTGGCCTCAGCCTCTTTCGTCACGACAATCACAAATTCCGCCGTCGTCGTGGTTTGCACGGATTGGGTCGAGGCGAGGGCAACCGAGTTGACGGTGGCGGTGGCTTGAGTGAGCCTGCTAAAAGCGGCCCCGCCGCCGAGCGCCAGAGCGGCGATCAGCCCAATGACAATTACGCCGGCCGCCAGCCAGGCCCAGGCCGGCGTTCTCCGGGGCTTCGAGGGAGGCGCAGGTTGAGCGATTTGCGGTTTCCTGGCGCGAAAGGTTTTCCCGGCCAATGTTTGGGCCGACAGTTGCTCGCCCCGGGCCGCCCAGCCCAGAGTCTCGGCCAGATCGTTGGCAGTGGCAAAGCGGTCGTCCGGGTTTTTGGCCATCGCCTGGCTGATGATCTGTTCGCAGGCGGGCGGCAGGTCGGGCCGGGCTTTGAGGATGCTGGGCACGGGGTCGGTGATGTGTTTGACAATGACGCCCATTGGCGTGGCGGCTTCGTAAGGGAGTTTGCCGGTGAGCATCTCGAAGACAATAATGCCCAGTGCGTAAATGTCGCTCCGGCCATCAATTTCTTTTTCGCCGCGCGCCTGCTCAGGACTCATGTAGCCGGGCGTGCCCACAATGCCGCTGCCGGTCATGCCTTGCGTCCCGCCGCCGCTGGAGAGTTTGGCGATGCCGAAGTCGGAGATGTAGGGCGCGCCGTTCTGGTCGAAGAGGATGTTGGCCGGTTTGAGGTCACGGTGGACGATGCCTTTGCGATGGGCATAGTCGAGGGCGGGAGCCAGATGGGCTATGATGCGGGCCGCCTCGGTTGTGGGAAGCGGCCCCTTTATCAACCGGTCGGCCAGCGAGCCGCCGGGCATGAGGCGCATGATGATGTAAGGCTGGCCGGCTATCGCATCCTCGCCAAAGTCGTAGAGCGGCACGATAGCCGGGTGTTCCAGTGTGGCAATTGTTTGCGCCTCGCGCTCAAAGCGGACGCGAAAGCCGGGGTCGTGCAGAAATTCGCGCGGCAGAACTTTGACGGCTATTTCGCGCTTCACCTGCGGGTCGAAGCCGCGATAAACCGTGGCCATGCCGCCGCGCCCCAGCTCGGCTCTAATTTCGTAGCGGCCAACTCGTGAGGGATTGGCTGGCTCGGTCATGGCGTTGGCGCCATCACGAGTTGGGGTTTTTGGCGCGGGTCGCTGAAGAAATTATCGGGCAAGGGTATTTTGGTGGCGGAGGCCCCGGTGCCGACCTGGCCGTAAGGAATGTAGTAAAGCCCGGTTACGCTGTTTGCGCCGGCTTCAATGTCCTGAAAGGCGAAGAGCAGAGTCGAGCCGTCGGGACTCCACTGCGGGTCGCGGTAGCAACAGCGGCCACCGGCAATGGGGAAGATTTGCCGGGCCGGGCGCTTGTTGCTGGTGTTGTAAACGTAAATGTTGCCAAAGCCTTCGTTGCGGACATTGTCCACAAAGGCGAAGAGCACGTCGCTGTCCCAGCCCCAGCCTTGTAATTCGGGTTGGTTCTTGTAAGCCGGCATGGAAAACCACGTGCCGGGGAACTCTTCGAGCTTGCGCGGCGCGTTGTTGCCACAGGCGAAATCGAAGACGCGGAGGGTGTCGGCCTTGAGGCCGCTCAACGGAATCTGCACCTCCACAGCCAGCTTCTTCCCGTCGCTCGACCAGCTTGCAGACTCGACGTAGTTTTGCGAATACAACATGCAGGTCGCCGCGCTCTCCATGTCGTTGCGTGACCGGATTAGCTGGAACGCCGCCGGGTCGTAATTGCCAATGTGCAGTTTGCCCTCGACGCTGAGGGCGAAGTATTGGCCGTCGGGCGACACTTCAAAGCTGTCCACCGAAGCGGCATAGTTCAGGCAAATCAATGTATTCGACTCCAGCGTCAGCACATCCACCGTCTTGACGCACAGGCCGGTGATGAAGGCCAACATGCGGCCATCGGGCAGCCAGCGCGGCGAAGCTTTTTGCCCGCCGTCTTTCGTCAACTGAGTCAGGTTTTCCCCATCAAGATTGATCATCCACAGATCGCCGTTGGCAATGAAGGCCACACGCGGCGCAGTGAGTTGGGCCTCAATGGCGGCCTGAGCCTCCGCCGTGGCCGCCGCCACGGCGGCAGTAACCGACTCCTGGGCCGAGGCCGTCGCCCCGGCTTCCTCGGTTTGTTGAGCGAGCGCGGCGACGGTGCCTTCCGCCGCCGCCGTCTGGCTCGCCTGCAAGTTGGACACTTGTTGCACACTCTCGGTGATCAGGGCGTTGGTGGTCGCTTCAAGGTCGAGCGCGGCTTGACGGGTGGCGGTGGCGTTGGCATTGAGGCTGAACTGGGCCGTGGCCGCCTCCTGCGCCACTTGCGTGAGGGCCAGGCCGGTAGCGTTTGCCGTTGGCGTAATACGGGCGCTGGTGAACAATACGCCGCCGCCGACGGCCAGGGCGGCGATGACGATTCCAACGACAATCACTGCGCCAACAATCCAAACCCAGCCTGGAATTCTGAGTCCGGCGGTTGGAGCCGTCCCCGCAATTTCACGCGGGGATGTCTCTGTTGTTGCCGGGACGCGAGCCACCGTCTTTCGGCTTATGCCGGCCGGGGCGGGTTTGGTAATGGTCTTGACAGGCTGGCCCCGTCCCGGACGGGGCTGGCGGGCGACCGTCGCATGTTCGCCTCTCGAGGCTGAAGCCAGCGCGCTCGCCAACTCGCCGGCGGTGGGGAAGCGTTCATCGCGCTCTTTGGCTAAAGCCCGTTCGATCACCGTTTCGCAACCGGGCGGCAGGTCGGGCTTCACTTCCAGCACGCGCGGCACCGGCTCGGTGATGTGCTTGAGCATCACGGCCACCGGCGTGTCGGCCTGGTAGGGCATCTCGCCGGTGAGCATCTCAAACAGAATCGCGCCCAGGGCGTACACGTCGCTTCGCCCGTCAATGTCCTTCTCGCCCCGGCCCTGTTCGGGACTCATGTAAGACGGCGTGCCGACCACGCCACTGCCGGTGAAGGTGGTGGAGCCGCTCACCAGCTTGGCGATGCCGAAGTCGGAAATGTAAGCGTCGCCGTGCTGATCGAAAAGGATGTTGCCGGGCTTGAGGTCACGATGGATGAAGCCCCGGCCATGAGCCTCGTCGAGCGCGCCGGCCAGGCGCGAGAGAACGCGGGCGCACTGCTCGGGCGGCACGGCCCCGGATTTGAGCTTGTCGGCCAGCGAGCCGCCGGGCATGAGGCGCATGATGAAGTAGGGCTGGCCGTCGTCCTCGCCGTAGTCGTAGAGCGGCACGATGGCCTGGTGCTCGAGGGCGGCAATGGTTTCGGCCTCGCGGGCAAAGCGGGCGCGGAAGGTGGGGTCGTGAAGCAATTCGCGAGGCAAGACCTTCACGGCCACGTAACGCTTGACCTGCGGATCGAAGCCGCGATAGACGGTGGCCATGCCGCCCCGGCCCAACTCTTCTCGAATTTCGTAGCGACCGATTTTTAGAGGAACTGTGGCATCAGGCATAAAGTTCTTTGCGTCTAGTATTTGAGACAACGAATGCGAAACGAATAAACTAAATAGCTCAGCGAAAATCCGTGTTCATCTGCGTTCTCTTATTGGCATTTCACCCCGCTCACAAAATAAGACTGGGTGACCGATTGCCCGTCGGCGGATTGCAGAATCATCGTGCCCGGATACTGGGCTTCGCAAGCTGTGGCGATCGGAAAGAGCAACCAGTATTGATCAGGGTTGTCCTGGACGCGATTGGGAACGCCGCCGGTCAACACGGTGACGCCGTCGTTGACGACGGTGAACGGCGCTTGCCCGCCGGTGAAGCGTACTTCAATGTAAGCAATCGCGCCGTCCGGCGGGCGCGCCGGGTCCACATTTGCGTACTGGAAGGCAACCCGGACGACGTTCAACGGGCCGTGAAAGACAAACGGGTCATCGCTTGGCGTGGGCGTGGCGGCCCCGGCGGTCACTTCACCTGCTGGTGGCGGCGGCGCGGTTTCCGGCGGCGCTCCCCACCAGTAATGGCCTTCTCTAAACGTGACGACTTTATCGCCCGTCCAACCGCCCGACAGTTGATTGCATCCGTCACACACTTCAATGTTCCAGATGAACTCGGTTCCGACGCTCTGCAGGTTATTTTGGAACCAGGGTTCTGTCCAACTGTTGGCGCCGGCTTTGGCCGGCACCCAGATTTTTTCGGCCAGCAGTTGATTGTTGCTGGCTCGCCAAACACGAAGCCGCCAGAACATGCCGGGCTTGTCCGAGCCTTGCCCGGCGAGGAACCAGAAGAAGTTGAGGCCGTTGCCCGGCAAAAAATTAATGGTGACATTTGAAACGGATAACGGAGCAGGTGCAGGTGGAACCGTCATTTCTAAAGTGGCCGTTGCGGTAGCAGTCGGGGTGGCCGCTTGCGCCACGCGCGTGCGTGTAGAACCGCCGGTTTTCGTGGCGGTATGCGCTTCAGTAGGTGTCTCGGTGAAGGTGGAGGTAAGAGTGGGCGACGGCTCAGGCGTGTCGGTGGCAGTGGGCGTGATGTTGAGCAATGCCAATTGTGCCTGCAAAGCCTGAAGCGTTTCGACTGCGCCGGAGCTTGTGTCGCCGCTCTGCACCGCTAGTTGCGCCACCGCCGCCTGGGTGATCAAACTTGCCGCCGTCGCCGCATCCTGCTGGGCGGCAATGGCGGTTTGCTGGGCGCTCGTCTTCTGCTGGTTCTGGCTGAAGAGAAACCCACCGACGATGGCGGCCACGAGAGCCAGCGCCGCCACGCCGATGAGAATTGGCAGGAGGCGATTGGACTGGGCGGGTTGGGTGTCGGCGGCCACGTTGGGGCGGGTGGGCTGAGCCGCGTTCAACAGTGTTTTGCCGGTGGGTTTGCGCGGCTGGGTGGGCATGGAAAAGGCTGTGCCCTGAACGTGCTGAAGGGCCGCCCCCGGTTGAGTGGCGGCCAGCGCATTGGCAAGTTCTCCCGCCGTCTGGTAGCGGTCTGCCGAGTCCTTTTCCAGCGCCACCAACGCCACCTCTTCCACATCGTCGGGAATGTCCGGGTTGAGTTGGTGGGGCGGCGGGAGCGGCTGGCTGACGTGCATCAGGGCCACGGCGATGGGCGTCTCGGCCTCATAGGGCTGGTGGCCGGTGAGCATTTCGTAGAGGATGATGCCGAGGGCGTACACATCCGATTGCGGCCCGACCGGCTTGCCCAGCGTCTGCTCCGGACTCATGTAGGCCGGCGTGCCAATGATGCCACTGCCGGTCATGCTTCCGGCGGCGCCCTGTGAGAGCTTGGCAATGCCAAAGTCGGAGACGTAAGGCTCGCCCTGGCTGTCGAAGAGAATGTTGCCCGGCTTGAGGTCGCGGTGGATGACGCCTTTGCTGTGAGCGTCGTCGAGGGCGCGGGCCAGGCGGGCCACAATGTGAACAC
This portion of the Chloroflexota bacterium genome encodes:
- a CDS encoding response regulator yields the protein MDTVDKVSRLLEAFITLVEAVAWPAIVVFFLLYFGVPLKKFLADMAEFRFKAGPTGIEASAKRQQVEAAALLGAATAAKQGHIEGETPLADEDKAREIAKVVNQATKPKTEGRLLGASILWVDNSPAKDIFERKAMEVFGVRFTDSASTEDALEKIKASKFDLIISDMNRPPDDLAGYTLLAEKKALGDDTPLIIYAGSSRADHRAEARTRGAFGSAGNPQELFMLVLYGLRSH
- a CDS encoding deoxynucleoside kinase; translation: MTKYFVTIAGNIGVGKSTLTALMARKLAWSPFFEAVEENPYLADFYDDMQRWSFHSQAFFLSRRLHQHYLLLQSKESVLQDRSVYEDAEIFAQNLHRQGRMTGRDWQTYHDLYRVLSLLLQPPHLVVYLKASVPTLLRRIRQRGRGYEQAISNDYLASLNELYDEWVARFSLCPVLTVDTDNLDYAQNDEHLEQIVQRVQDRLHGKEQLRFEGS
- a CDS encoding aldo/keto reductase, coding for MEYRALGRTDLNVSEICLGTMQFKWTTDEAASYEVMDAFVEAGGNFIDTADVYSNWAPGLKGGEAETVIGEWMKQRKRRDKIVLATKVRGRMWDGPDGEGLSRQHILRAAEDSLRRLQTDVIDLYQTHWPDDNTPIEETMRALDDLVKQGKVRFLGCSNYSGKQLTEAINASRAAGLAEYLVIQPHYSLVERREFETNVYEAVKQFGLAIIPYSPLGRGFLTGKYRRGQPLPESKRRGSVEKLLNDKNFDLLDKLEAIGRARGRTPGQIALGWALAKENMAAPIIGANTVEQLNDSLGAAGLKLAAEEVAELDRLSAW
- a CDS encoding SET domain-containing protein; amino-acid sequence: MDGHFHSYLSPKLEVRPLPQKGSYGVFALEHVPAGDLISAWSGRIVNYEQLLELPPELQTHSIQVEEGLYFSSLGPDEPADYINHSCDPNAGIVGHLTLFAMRDILPGEEVCFDYAMCDGTPYDEFECQCGSPMCRGWVTGNDWRRSELWERYDGYFMPYLQRRIDRLKMEPVADEAAPVEARVAVR
- a CDS encoding SH3 domain-containing protein, which codes for MRQFFKLLFLFVGLLGLLAASGFKSAILQAAQLPTETLQPTATFGGPTVFASEQVNVRLGPGTNYDQVGVLIAGQTAPAVGRSAGNEWVQIEYPGAPGNRAWVFALLVSIREGTIDILPIADSPPTPTLPPTPTLESGLAVVGTPSPTRLPTFTPGPAIVQETFDPPDLGGGGFPPAIAIIAFFVIGVFAGVIAVLRQRA
- a CDS encoding zinc ribbon domain-containing protein — protein: MTQRVFHGDITPDDLATALVGEFNRNDLRAEAFGDDEKIVVQISTPARRASGGNTALGVTLQKHEDGVLVAIGDQEWLGVAASLGQTALSALQNPFNLLGRLDDVAADVDSMQLPDKVWAAIERFVQSKGASKEISERLRTTACPYCHAANPVGATSCVQCGAPLGDVQPDACANCGFVNVKEAKFCGNCGNKL
- a CDS encoding class I SAM-dependent methyltransferase; this encodes MTSFPDSEQVEAGSIRAILNFDGLHVLEVGCGDGRLLRHYADHAGWAVGVDPDPDEVALARADLPRAHFALARAEALPFPDSSFDVAVFAWSL
- a CDS encoding M20/M25/M40 family metallo-hydrolase, translating into MTDFTAIDRYITDHLDDSLAELSCLCVQPSISAQMLGVHECAALVGEMLRARGFKVEIMPTDGSPVVYAEAEGDSDKTLLFYNHYDVQPPEPLELWETPPFEPAIRDGKMFARGVSDDKGHIQCRLSALDAVKAVRGSYPCRIKFVIEGEEETSSVHLHDFVVNNAAKLKADACVWEFGGVNHEGTPQQHLGLRGICYVELSVKTGSQDAHSGLGGSIFANAAWRLVWALGTLKGQDERIRIPGHYDNVKPPSARDLELIAKLPDDSADLISRYGLKGFLKGMTGGPNLRREEAFVPTCTICGLTAGYQGPGSKTVLPAQASAKVDFRLVPDQTPEEIVEKLRKHLDAEGFADVEINYLGGEAPGRTDPDDPFVKLTLDAARDAYGKEPIVFPMIGGSGPNAVFLSALKLPIVTAGVGYPGSQVHAPNENMVIENFVQGTKHTARIVEMFAKA